GATGTGCGCATCGATATCGCCACCGCTACCCGGCGCGGGCGGCTGCTGCGATTGCTGGCCGGCGTCGATCACGAGATCCGCCGGTTCGTGGCGCGCTATGTGGCCACCGAGATCCGTAAACCGCATATCGCGGCCGTGCGCGATATCGATGTCGCGGTCCGGCTCGACGCGGCATGGCCGACGTGATCAGAGCTTGCGCAACCGGATCCGATTGATGCTGTGGTCGGAGTCCTTGCGCAGCACCAGTGTCGCCCGGGGGCGGGTCGGCAGGATGTTCTCCACCAGATTGGGGCGGTTGGTGGCGTTCCAGATCTCCTGAGCCGCGACGGTCGCCTCGGAATCGGTGAACTTCGCGTAGTGGTGGAAATGCGACCGCGGATCGGCGAACGCCGTTTTCCGGAGGGACAGAAAACGATCGACGTACCAGCGCTCGATGTTCTCGATGCGCGCATCGACGTAGATCGAGAAATCGAACAGATCCGACACCATCAGCCGAGGTCCGGTCTGCAGCACGTTGAGCCCCTCCACGATGAGGATGTCGGGCTGGCGCACGCAGTGGAATTGGTCGGGCAGGATGTCGTAGGCGATATGCGAGTACATCGGTGCGCACACTTCGGGCGCACCGGATTTGACCTCGGTGACGAAGCGAAGCAGTTTGCGCCGGTTGTAACTTTCCGGGAAGCCCTTGCGGTGCATGATGCCGCGCCGGGTGAGCTCCGCTGTGGGATAGAGGAATCCGTCGGTGGTCACCAGATCGACGCGCGGATGATGATCCCAGCGGGCGAGCAGTGCCTGCAGAACGCGGGCCGTGGTGGATTTTCCGACGGCCACACTTCCGGCGATCCCGATGACGAACGGCACCTGATGATCGGGGTGGGTCTCGCCGAGAAAGGTCGCGGTCGCGGCGAACAGTCGCTGCCGGGCGGCGACCTGCAGATGAATCAACCGGGCCAGCGGCAGGTAGACCTCGGCGACTTCCTCGAGGTCGATCTGCTCGCCCAGACCGCGCAGGCCGATCAGTTCTTCCTCGGTGAGAATCAGAGGTGTCGACTTGCGCAGCATGCGCCATTGTTTGCGATCGAATTCGACGTACGGACTCGGCTCACTCATCCGCCCCACCTAGTCACACTCCCGGTCCGGCATCTTTGCGCCGGGTGCGCGCACGATCGTCCGCCCCGATGTCACCGATGAAGCTGTGCCGTGCCCGGCGCGGTGAGATTCGCTCGACAGTCCTCGCATAGGCGAATTCTCCTCGAGGTCGACACCGCATCGAACGCGGGGTGTTATTACCCGCCAGTAACTATGGGTGACATTTCTCTCGGGGATGTCGGGTTTCGGCTGTGCGGGCCGACCGCCCGGGGCGCAGCGGCTATCGTCGGATGCCATGCACGCGCACCCGCTCGTCACCGAATATCTGCGCCTGGGACTGGCTTTCGATCGGCTGGAACCCGGATTCGTCGACGCCTTCACCGGCGATCCGGCGCTGCGCCGGGCCGTGGAATCGGGCCCCGCGCCCGCGCCGCGCGAGTTGGCCGAGCGGGCGGCGGCACTGTCGAAGGAGCTGCCCGAGGCGGGTCTGAGTGCGCGGCGGACCGAATTCCTCGCGGCCCATCTGCGCGCGCTGGAATGCTCGGGACGCAAGTTCGCCGGCGACCGGATCTCGTTCGTCGCCGAGGTGCGGGCGTATTTCGACGTGGATATCGAACTCGGCGAGGTGGAGGACTACCGCGACGCCCATCGGCAGCTGGACGAGGTCCTCGCCGGTGACGGTTCGCTGCTCGAGCGCATGACCGCACATCGGCGCGCCGACGAGATTCCGCCGCACCGGCTGACCGAATGTGTCCAGGCCTTCTCCGGCGCGCTGCGCGAGCTGGTGCGCGAGCGGTATCCGCTGCCGGATCACGAGCGCGTGGAATATGAAGTCGTCGGCGACAAACCGTGGTCCGGGTTCAACTACTACCTCGGCAATTTCCAGTCCAAGGTGGCGATCAATTCCGACCTCAAACAACATATGGCGAACCTGCCCGCGCTGATCGCGCACGAGGCCTATCCCGGCCATCACACCGAGCATTGCCGTAAGGAGGCGGGGCTGGTCGCGGCCGGACAGGACGAGCAGACGTTGTTCGTGGTCAACACTCCGCAGTGCCTGATGGCGGAGGGACTGGCGGATCTGGCCCTGACATCGATCGTCGGGCCGGACTGGGGCATCTGGGCCCAGGAGATCTACGCCGATCTCGGCCTGCGTTTCGACGGTGAACGCGCGCAACGGCTTTCGACCGCCTCGTCGAAACTGCTCGGCGTGCGCCAGGATGCGGCACTGCTGCTGCACGACCGCGGTCGCGATGTCGATGAGGTCGCCGAATTCCTCCAGCGCTGGAGTCTGACTACTCCCGAACGCGCCCGACAGTCCCTGCGGTTCCTGTCCTCACCGCTGTGGCGCGCGTACATCAGCACCTATGTCGAGGGGTATCGGCTGCTGGGCGGCTGGCTGGATCGCGCCGTCGATACGGCGGATCGAGTCGCCCGCTTCGGCAGGCTGCTCGATGAACCGCTGACCCCGGCGGCGCTGCGACGTCCGTGATCGGACCCCGGCCCACATCGGCATCATGCTGCGGGGCTGCCCGGACAGCAGCGCGCATACGATGTTCTGCCGGCGCATCAGCAGTGCCCGCAGGGGATCGACGGGGACGAAGATCGGCTGCATGATGTGCTCCTCGTGACGGGAATCCGAGACGGGGCCGGTGGACGACGACCGGGGCCGCACCGGAATATCGGCACGGCGCGCCATGTGGTTAGCGCAGTGAAGAAAATTCGATATCCGGAAAATTGTGAACAGTGATGCGAATCGCAATGTCCGGTTCGCGGCTATCGATCGAATTGACGGGAAATTCGGAACTTCGGAAATCGACGCGGGTTCGCGCCCGAGCCGCGAACCCGTCCGGACCGTCGATTCGATAGGTGAATCGGCCGGCAGGAACTACATCCCCCAGCCGGAACAACCAGCGGCGCCGCCCGAGGAGATGGTGCAGGCCGACTTCAGGAGTGCGAAAAGCAAATCCTGAATCGCGTTGCCGGTGCCAGCGGTGAAATACAGCATGTGAACCCCTGAGTGCTCGAATGAGACTGATAACGCCGTCATAGTCGTCGACGGCGCGGCGAATGTTACGGCATTTTTGCGGGCCGGTCAGCCCCCATTGTCGAACGGACTTTCCGGGTGGGCGCGCAGCCTTGCGGGGTTACGCGGGCTGCCTCCTCCAGGCCCGTCGCGGCCACCGCTGTGCTCGACGGCGGCGGCCGCGGGGCCTTGCGGGGTTACGCGGGCTGCCTCCTCCAGGCCCGTCGCGGCCACCGCATAGACTGTCCGGGTGACCCAGACGACCGCCGCATCTGTCAACACCCAATCGCTCGCCGAACTGGATCCGGAGCTGGCCGCCGCGATGGCGGGCGAGCTCGCCCGTGAGCGCGACACCCTCGAGATGATCGCCTCGGAGAATTTCGTGCCGCGCGCGGTGCTGCAGGCGCAGGGCAGTGTGCTGACCAACAAGTACGCCGAGGGGTATCCGGGGCGTCGCTACTACGGCGGTTGTGAGCATGTCGACGTGGTGGAGAATCTGGCGCGCGAGCGGGTCAAGGCGCTGTTCGGTGCCGAATTCGCCAATGTGCAGCCGCATTCGGGCGCACAGGCCAATGCCGCGGTGCTGATGTCGCTGATGAATCCGGGGGAGAAGCTGCTCGGCCTGGATCTCGCGCACGGTGGTCACCTCACCCACGGCATGCGGCTGAACTTCTCCGGCAAGCTGTACGAGGTCCACGCGTACGGGGTCAGCAAGGAAGATCACCGCGTCGATATGGACGAACTGCGCAAGCAGGCGCTCGAGGTGCGGCCCAAGGTGATCGTGGCCGGCTGGTCGGCCTACCCACGGCACCTGGATTTCGCGGCGTTCCGCGAGATCGCCGACGAGGTCGGGGCCTACCTGTGGGTCGATATGGCGCACTTCGCCGGTCTGGTCGCCGCCGGTCTGCACCCGTCTCCGGTGCCGCACGCCGATGTCGTCTCCTCCACCGTGCACAAGACCCTCGGCGGTCCCCGCTCAGGTCTGATCCTGGCCAAGCAGGAGTTCGCGAAGAAGCTCAACAGTGCGGTGTTCCCGGGGCAGCAGGGTGGCCCGCTGATGCACGTGATCGCGGCCAAGGCCGCCGCGTTCAAGATCGCCGGAACCGAGGAGTTCAAGCAGCGTCAGCAGCGCACCCTGTCGGGCGCGAAGATCCTGGCCGAGCGGCTCACCGCCGCCGATGTCGCCGGTAACGGCGTCACCGTGCTCACCGGCGGTACCGATGTGCACCTGGTGCTGGTCGATCTGCGTAACTCGCAGATGGACGGTCAGCAGGGGGAGGATCTGCTGCACGAGGTCGGAATCACGGTGAACCGCAACGCCGTTCCGTTCGACCCGCGGCCGCCGATGGTCACCTCGGGTCTGCGCATCGGCACCGCCGCCCTGGCCACCCGTGGCTTCGGCGACACCGAGTTCACCGAGGTCGCCGACATCATCGCCACCGCCCTGGCCGGTAATGCCGATCTGAGCTCGCTGCGGGCGCGCGTGTCCAAGCTGGCCCTGGACTTCCCGCTCTACGACGGACTCGAGGACTGGAAACTGCTGGGCTGAGCCAGCAGGTGGCGCCAGCGGCGCGCCGAACGTTCCATGTCGGCGCCGATATGGTCGAGATAGTCGGCCATGGCTCCCAGGCGCGCGCCGGCGGCCCTGGACGGGCCGAGTAGTTCGGCGCCCCGGCGCGCGGCCTCGGTGAGGGTCCGGTTCGCGCGCACGCTCGCGATGGTGGTGCGGTACCAGGCGTCGACATCGAGGGTGTAGCGGTCACGCCGGGTTCCGGGTTCCCGGGTCCGGCGGATCAGGTCGTGTGCCTCGAGCGTCGCGACGGCGGTGGAAATGGTTGCGGGGCTTACCCGTAGCGCTGTGGCGAGGGCCGCCGCCGTCGCGCTCCCGGATTCGCTGAGGTACAGCTGTGCCACGATCGCCGCGCCGATGCGAGGGACGCCGGTCTCGACCAGCACCTCGCCGAATTCCGCCGTGTAGCGGGCCACCGTGTCATCGGAATGCGCTACGGGGGTGCTGTTTTCGCCTGATTTCGGGCGCGGCCGCCGAGCCCGCAGTGTCGCGGCGCGGTGCGCGCGCTCGGGCCGATAGCGGCCGGGACCCCCGTTGCGGGTCACTTCCCGGCTGATGGTGGAGGTCGGCCGGTCGAGCTGTCGCGCGATCTCGGCATAGCCCAGATGCCGGGCCAGGCCCTCGGCGATCCGCCGACGGTCGTCCTCGGTGAGCCTTCCTCCGGGCACATCGCCTCCTGCATGCCGTGGGTGCCGATCGAATTATGCGTTCGAGGGTACGGTCATTGCAACGCAGCTCGGCGCCGGTTGCATTGAGCGTCATCCTCATTGCACTGATGAAATACGCCCTCAGCTGGTCATTCTTCTGTTTCTACCGCTATATAGCGTTGTTGATTTACTGAACGCAACGTAGCGTTCGGGATATACCGAAGCAGGAACGGAGCGGACCATGACCGATATCGCCGACACCACCGTCGTCGGACTGCCCACCGAGCGTCCGGCGGGCCGCCCTTTCGATCCGCCGGCCGGGCTGGCGATCCTGCGGGAGCGAAATCCTCTGGTGCGGATGAGGTTTCCCGATGGGCACCTGGGCTGGCTCGCCACCGGGCACGCGGTCGTGCGCGAGATCCTCGCCGATCCGCGGTTCAGCTCGCGGGTCGAGCTTGCGCACTATCCGCTGGCCGATATCGGTGCGATCCCGCCCGCGCCACTGGGTGACCTCACCGGCATCGACGCCCCGGAACACACGCGCTATCGAAAGCTGCTGGCGGGCAAATTCACCGCGCGCCGCATGCGGCAGCTCGGCGAACGCATCGAGCGGATCACCGCCGACCACCTCGACGCCATGCGGACCGGTGGCGGACCGGTGGATCTGGTGCGTGCCTTCGCGTTTCCGATTCCGGCTCTGACGATCTGCGGGCTGCTCGGCGTCCCGTTCGACGATCACGACCGATTCCAGGAACTGGCGGCCACCATGGGCGGTGTCGACGCCACCCCGGAACAGGCCTACGCCGCCTACGCGTCGATGACCGACTACATGGGTGAACTGGTGCGATCCAAACAGTCCCGGCCCACCGACGATCTGCTCGGCGATCTCGCCGCCGGTGGTGAACTCGACGTGGACGAACTGACCGGCATCGGCGCTTTCCTGTTGGCCGCCGGTCTCGACACCACGGTGAACATGATCGCGCTGGGCACCTACGCGCTCCTCGTTCACCGCGACCAATTCGAGCTGCTGCGCGCTCATCCCGATCTGGCCGGGCCGGCCGTCGAGGAGCTGATGCGGTATCTGTCGATCGCCCACACGGGCACCCGGGTCGCTCGCGCCGAGGTGGAAATCGGCGGGCAGACCGTGGCGGCGGGGGAGACAGTGGCGCTGTCGCTGCAAGCGGCCAACCGTGATCCGGCTCGATTCCATGATCCCGACACTCTCGACCTGCGTCGCGATCCGGCCGGGCATCTCGGATTCGGTTACGGCGCGCATCTGTGCCTGGGAGCGCAGCTGGCCCGGGTGGAGATGCGAGTCGCGCTGCCCGCCTTGATATCCCGATTCCCGGACCTGCGCGTGGCCGTCCCCGCGGAAGAGGTCGAACTACGCCACGACACCGGCATCCACGGCCTGCGCCGCTTGCCGGTGACCTGGTAGGGGATCAGTCGTGAGTGCTCAGATACTCGATGTAGAGCGGACGCAGCGCATCGGCGATCTTGCCCTCGCCGGCGTGCACATAGTCGTCGAGCATGGGCAGCACGTATTTGATGTCGGCTTCGCTCTCGCCGAGATCGCCGGTGGCCGCCTGGGCCGCCGGAATCTGCTCGAGCAGGCGCCACAGGAACTTGACATCGCCATGGCGCACGGCATGTTTGACGGCTCGGTCGTGAAGTTCCTTCGACGACAGCTTGTCCAGTTCCGCGGGATCGCTCATGGTGTGACTCTAGCCGCCGGACCGGGGCATCGGGCAACCATGTAGCTGACTGATAGCTACTGGTCGGCGTTAACGACATATTCATCGACACGCCTGTCATCTCGGGAGCCGGAATCGCGAAACCGCAGTACCGTCGAAGTGCGAGCCGCGTCGTTGTGGCTCGTGCGGGAGGTCCTGATCGTGGCTGAGGAATTCAGTACGAGGGGGCCGGTACCCGGCCCTCGGGTCGTTTGACCCCAGGGCGGACCGGCCCAGCGAGAACGTCCGTGCGGGTATGGCACGGACAACAAAGGAGCCCACCGTGACTGATGCACGCTCCGTCATCGCTCCCTCGAATACCCGCTCCGAAAAGAGCGGAGGCTCCGGAAAGGGAGCCGGCACCTCGCCCCTCAAATCCTTCGTGATCGACACCTCCGTGTTGTTGTCCGACCCCTGGGCCATGACGCGCTTCGGCGAGCACCATGTGGTGTTACCGCTGGTGGTCATCAGCGAATTGGAGTCCAAACGGCATCATCACGAACTCGGCTGGTTCGCCCGTGAAGCCCTGCGCAACCTCGACGATCTACGCCTGCTGTACGGCCGGCTCGATCAGCGGGTTCCGGTCGGCACCGACGGCGGCACGCTACAGGTGGAGTTGAATCACACCGACCCGAACGTCCTGCCGGTCGGATTCCGGACCGACACCAACGATTCCCGCATCCTCGCCTGTGCGCTCAATCTGGCGGCCGAGGGACAGCGGGTAGTGCTGGTGTCCAAGGACATTCCGCTGCGGGTGAAGGCGGGCGCGGTGGGCCTGCCCGCGGAGGAATACCACGCCCAGGACGTGGTCATCTCCGGGTGGACCGGGATGGCGGAACTGGAGGTCTCCGCGGACTGTGTGGACCGTCTCTACGCCGACTCGGTGGTCGACCTCGACGAGGCCCGTGACCTGCCCTGCCACACCGGTATTCGGCTGCTCGGCACGAACGGCAGCGCCCTGGCCCGGGTGACCGCGGACAAACGCGTGCAGTTGGTCCGCGGCGATCGGGAGGCCTTCGGGCTGCACGGGCGTTCGGCGGAGCAGCGCATCGCGCTGGATCTGCTGCTGGACGAGAGTGTGGGCATCGTCTCCCTCGGGGGTAAGGCCGGCACCGGAAAGTCGGCCCTGGCGCTGACCGCGGGCCTGGAAGCGGTGCTGGAGCGGCGTTCCCAGCGCAAGGTCGTGGTCTTCCGGCCGCTGTACGCGGTGGGCGGCCAGGAACTGGGCTATCTGCCCGGCAGTGAGAGCGAGAAGATGGGCCCCTGGGCCCAGGCGGTCTTCGACACTCTCGACGGGCTGGCGAGTCCCGAGGTGATGGAGGAGGTGCTCGCGCGGGGCATGCTCGAGGTGTTGCCGCTCACTCACATTCGCGGCCGGTCGCTGCACGATTCGTTCGTGATCGTGGACGAGGCGCAGTCGCTGGAACGCAATGTGCTGCTCACGGTGCTGAGCCGGCTGGGCAGCGGTTCCCGGGTGGTGCTGACCCACGACGTCGCCCAGCGCGACAACCTGCGGGTCGGCCGGCACGACGGTGTGGCCGCGGTGATCGAAAAGCTCAAGGGCCATCCGCTTTTCGCCCATGTCACGCTGACCCGCAGCGAACGGTCGCCGATCGCTGCTCTGGTCACCGAGATGCTGGAGGAATACGGGCCGAACTCCTGAGCGCCTCGAAGGTGTAGGCCAGCAAACATTCGGAATATGGTTCAGCTCACACAGTGACGGGTATATTCCGGCAAGAACACTGCTCGGTGCGGTCTGTGGCTGATCCATTGCGATTCGCCGGATCATAGCCGAGCGCTGGCCTGGTGGTCGGTGGTGTCGTCCTCCGCGGCGCCACCGACCAGCACCTTTCGAGAGGATGGACATGCACCACTTCGCTCGCCGTTCTGCCGCCGTCGCAATGGCTTTCGCCGGTGCGGCACTGCTGTTCACCGCTGCCTGTAGCAATGACGACAACGACAACAACAGCTCGGCTACCAGCACGACGACGGGTATGGCCGAGACCACGGGTGCGATGGCCTCCGGCACCATGACCTCCGGCGAGACGCCGTCGGGGAGTGCCGCGGCCTCGGAGACCAAGATCGCGACCCAGAACGGCCAGGAGATCACCGTCTCCGGCCACATCCTGACCAAGTACACCGAGATGGGCGGGGTGCAGAGCCCGCTCGGTGAGCCCACCGGCGCGTCGGTGGAGGGTCCCAACGGCGGCTCCTGTCAGGAGTTCACCGGCGGCGCCGTCTGCTGGAGCGAACAGACCAACGCCCACGTGGTGTGGGGTGATATCCGCACGGCCTGGGAGGGCAACGGCGGCGTGAACGGCAACCTGGGCTATCCGACCAGCGACGAGAAGGACAACCCGACCGGTAAGGAGAGCGACTTCACCGGCGGCACGATCACCTGGAACTCGTCGGATCGGCAGACGACGGTGACGCCGAAGTAGCGGATCCTCGCGCGCGGCGGCGGTGGGACGATGTCATGGTCCCGCCGCCGCCGCGCTGTGCGTCGCACGGCGTCCGTGCGTAAATCCCCCGATACGAGCGAACAGTCGGTACGTTGTCGGGGTGCAAACTCTGTTGACCGACCGTGAGCTGCTCGAATCGCTCGCGGAGGCCGTGGAAGACAATCTCCGGCGTCACAACGAACAGGTGCGGGACTGGCAGCCGCACGAGTACGTGCCCTTCAGTGACGGGCGCAATTTCGCATTCCTCGGTGGCGCCGACTGGGATCCGCAACAGGTCACGCTGGGCGAGGTTGCCGCGGTTGCGCTCACGGTGAGCGTGCTGATCGCTGACAATTTGCCCTCGTACCATCGCGAGCTCGGCCGGCGCCTGCGGACCGGTCCGTGGTGGCGCTGGGTCGGCCGGTGGACGGCCGAGGAGAACCGCCACGAGATCCTCATCCGCAACTACCTGATGGTGACCCGCGCGGTGGATCCGGTGGAACTCGAGCGAGCCCGGATGGCGCATATGACCACCGGCTTCACCCGCCCGGCCATCCATCTGCTCGACCTGCTGGCCCAGTGCGCCTTCGAAGAGGCCGCCTCCGGAGTGCGGCATCGCAATATCGCCGCGCTGCGGGAGAATCCGATGGTGACCGAGATCGCCGACCGGATCGCCGTCGACGACGAACTGCAGGCGGAATTCTTCGCGAACCTGGTGGCAGCGGCCCTGGATCTGGTGCCGGATCAGACCGTGCGGGCGATCGCCGACCGGATCGCGGACTTCCGGGTTCCGGAGCTCACCCTGCCCGACGGCCGCAACAGCACCGACGTGCTGGCCGAGGCCGGAATCTACGAACCGGACCGGGCCGGCGAGCTGGTGTTCGCGCCGCTGCTCGAGCGCTGGAACATCTTCTCTCGCACCGACTTCGGTGCGGACGGCGAGGCGGCGCGGGCAGAGATCGAACATCTGCGACGCTGAACTCGACGGTCGTGGTGCGCGGGTGCGCGCCACGACCGCCCGATCCCGGGGGGTGCGGGCGGAGCGGTCCGCGGGGGCTACCGGCGGCGAACCATGTGCCAGAGTCCCGCCGCCGTACCGCGCAGGAAGTTCTCCCAGCTGAAATGGTCGTGCCAGAGGGTGATGCGACCGTCGACCAGTTCGAAGGTGCCGCACACCCAGAACTCGATCTCCAGCGGGCCCATGCGCAGATAGTCGGTGCGCTCGGTGAGGACCGTTTCGCCCTCGACGGCCGGTGCGCCGTCGGTTTCCGCGGCGATATGACGCATATCGGCGCGGAAACCGAAGGCATCACGATTGAGTCCGCGCAGTACCGCGCCCACCCGGTGGATGCCGCGGATATCCGGCAGTGAGGTGTTCTTCCACACGATGTCCGGATCCAGCAGATTCAATGCCTCGTTCACCGCGCCCATTTCCATCGCGGCGAAGAATTCGCGCACCGTGGTCACGGCGTTCTGTTGTAGCTCCGGTAGTTCGGCCATAGTCCGACTGTAGGCGCGCCGAGGTGTCGAGGGGGGATGATCGCCCTCGTTTCGTGTCCGGTTCGTCCTCAACCGCGCCGCTGGGCGATCAATACCGACACTCCGTCGAGGATTCGCTCGATGCCGTATTCGAGCGCCGCGTTGCGGCCGTCGGGGCCGGAGTCGGCGAAGGCGGCGACGACCTCGGGGAATCGTTCGGCGTGATCGGCCAGGATCGCGGCCACCTCGCGCGCCATCTGGTCCTCGGTCCGCTGTGATCCGGCGGCGGAGGTCTGCTGGACCAGGCTGCGAACGTGACCGTTCACCAGTACGACGGTATCGAGTCGTTCGGCCCCGGTCAGGCCGGTGCCCGCCAGTGGTGCCAGGGCGGCCTCCATCCAGGCCAGCTCGTTGGGGCCCAGTGGTCGCGAGCCCGCGGTGAGCTCGATGGTCCACGGATGCGCGCGGTAGCGCTCGTCGATCGTCGAGGCCCAGGTCCGCAGCGCAGCGCGCCACGGCTCGGGGGCGGCTGTGGTGGACTGCGGCGGGCCGCCCAGGGCGGTGTCCAGCATCAGGGCGGTGAGCTCGGCCTTTCCCGGCACATAGCGGTACAGCGCCATCTTCGCGCAGCCCAGCCGCTCGGCCAGTCGCTGCATCGAGACCGCGCTCAGCCCGTCCGAATCGGCCAGGGTGATGGCCTCGGCGACGATGCGTTCCAGTGACAGCGACGGCTTGGGGCCGCGCCGGGGGCGCTGCGGCGCACCCCACAGCAGTTCTAGGGCGGTCGGTCCGGTCATGAGGACATCCTCTCCGAATGACGGCTTGACGGAAAACTGCGTCCAGCATACGCTAAATAGCGTCCAATAGACACAGTTAAGGATCGAGGCTCATCATGCGGAACACGACAGTTCTCATCTCCGGTGCCAGCATCGCCGGCCCGGCGCTGGCCTTCTGGCTGCGGCGCTACGGCTTCGAGGTCACGGTGGTCGAGCGGGCCGCCGCGCTGCGACCGGGCGGCCAAGCCGTCGATTTCAAGGGGGCCACCCATCGCACGGTGCTGGAGCGAATGGGGATCTGGGAGGCGATCCAGAGCCGGCGAACGGGGAAGACCGACATGGTGATCAACGACGCCGACGGCCGCGAATTGGCCGAGATCTCAGGCGATTTCACCGGTGGTGATGTGGAGATCCTGCGCGGCGATCTGGCCGAGATCCTCTACGAGCGCACAGTCGAGGGCTGCGAATACCTGTTCGGGGACTCCGTCACCGCGCTGCGCGAGACCGAGTCGGGCGTCGAGGTCGAATTCGAGCGCGCACCCGCGCGCACCTTCGATCTGGTGGTCGGCTGCGACGGCATCCACTCCCGGGTGCGGGCACTGGCCTTCGGCCCCGAAGCCGATTACGTGAAGCATCTGGGCTACTACTACTGCACCGCCGGTGCGGCCGGATGGGGCCACGATCCGGAGGGGCCCCGGCAGCGCAACCGGTCCGCGGCCTACAACGAACCCGGCCGGCTCGCGGTGCGAGGCGGGAACAAGGCCGCGCACATGTACATGTTCGTCGCCGCCCCGCTGGAGTACGACCGGCGGGACGAGGCGGCGCAGCGACGCGTGCTCGCCGAGGCGTTCGCCGGCACCGAGGGCCCGGTGCCGGCGATGATGAGCGAACTCGGTGAGCTGGATTCGTTCTATCTCGATTCGCTGGGACAGGTGCGGATGAAGGGCGGCTACACCAAGGGCCGGATCGCACTCGTCGGTGACTCGGCGTACGGAAATACCTTGGGTGGCTTCGGAACCGGGCTCGCGGTCGTCGGCGCCTACGTGCTCGCGGGTGAACTGGCACTGGCCGACGGCGACCACACGTCCGCCTTCGCGCGCTACAACGAGATGATGAAGCGCTACGCCAAGATCGCCGGCAATTCCAACGCCGGACGCTTCCTGGCGCCGCGGACCGCGCGCGGGATCCGGATGCGGAACTGGTTCCTGGGCTCGCGACTGTTCGACCTCATGCTGAGGTACAGCGACAACGCCGCCAACGATATCGACCTGCGCGATTATCCGGCGTTGGTCGCGGTGGGCAATCGATAGCGCGTCGCCCTCGCCCGGCCGGGAACCCGGCCGGATCCGGATCCGGCCCGTCAGTCCTGCTCGTCGACCTTGGCCATCGACAGCACGTCCAGCCGGCGATCCAGCTCCTCCTCCGACAGGTCCGCTCCGATCAAACCGCGATCGATCACGGTTTCACGAATGGTCTTGTTCTCCCGCAGCGCCTGCTTCGCCACCGCGGCCGCTTCTTCGTAACCGATCGCCGAATTCAGCGGTGTGACGATCGACGGCGACGATTCCGCCAGCCGGCGCAGGCGTTCGGTATCGGCGGTGAGGCCGGAAACGCACTTGTCCGCGAACAGGCGGGACACGTTGGCCAGCAGGCGAATCGATTCCAGGACATTGCGCGCCATCACCGGAATGTAGACATTCAGTTCGAATGCGCCGTTACCGCCACCCCAGGCCACGGCGGCATCATTACCGATCACCTGGGCCGCGACCTGGGTGACCGCCTCCGGCAGTACCGGATTGACCTTGCCCGGCATGATCGAGGAACCGGGCTGCAGATCCGGCAGCTGGATCTCGGCCAGTCCGGTGAGCGGCCCGGAACCCATCCAGCGGATATCGTTGGCGATCTTGGTGAGACTGATGGCGATGGTGCGCAGCGAACCCGAGATCTCCACCAGGCCGTCGCGAGCGGCCTGTGCCTCGAAATGGTTGAGCGCCTCGGACAATTCGTCCAGACCGGTCGTCTTCCGCAGTTCGGCAACGACTTTCGCGCCGAATCCGGCCGGCGCGTTGAGTCCGGTGCCGACCGCGGTGCCGCCGATCGGCAGCTCACCCAGCCGCGGCAGCGCGGCGATCAGCCGTTCGGTACCGGCCTCGACCTGACGGGTGTAACCGCTGAACTCCTGCCCCAGAGT
The genomic region above belongs to Nocardia spumae and contains:
- a CDS encoding TetR/AcrR family transcriptional regulator, with product MTGPTALELLWGAPQRPRRGPKPSLSLERIVAEAITLADSDGLSAVSMQRLAERLGCAKMALYRYVPGKAELTALMLDTALGGPPQSTTAAPEPWRAALRTWASTIDERYRAHPWTIELTAGSRPLGPNELAWMEAALAPLAGTGLTGAERLDTVVLVNGHVRSLVQQTSAAGSQRTEDQMAREVAAILADHAERFPEVVAAFADSGPDGRNAALEYGIERILDGVSVLIAQRRG
- a CDS encoding limonene-1,2-epoxide hydrolase family protein; amino-acid sequence: MAELPELQQNAVTTVREFFAAMEMGAVNEALNLLDPDIVWKNTSLPDIRGIHRVGAVLRGLNRDAFGFRADMRHIAAETDGAPAVEGETVLTERTDYLRMGPLEIEFWVCGTFELVDGRITLWHDHFSWENFLRGTAAGLWHMVRRR
- a CDS encoding LGFP repeat-containing protein, which encodes MHHFARRSAAVAMAFAGAALLFTAACSNDDNDNNSSATSTTTGMAETTGAMASGTMTSGETPSGSAAASETKIATQNGQEITVSGHILTKYTEMGGVQSPLGEPTGASVEGPNGGSCQEFTGGAVCWSEQTNAHVVWGDIRTAWEGNGGVNGNLGYPTSDEKDNPTGKESDFTGGTITWNSSDRQTTVTPK
- a CDS encoding FAD-dependent monooxygenase gives rise to the protein MRNTTVLISGASIAGPALAFWLRRYGFEVTVVERAAALRPGGQAVDFKGATHRTVLERMGIWEAIQSRRTGKTDMVINDADGRELAEISGDFTGGDVEILRGDLAEILYERTVEGCEYLFGDSVTALRETESGVEVEFERAPARTFDLVVGCDGIHSRVRALAFGPEADYVKHLGYYYCTAGAAGWGHDPEGPRQRNRSAAYNEPGRLAVRGGNKAAHMYMFVAAPLEYDRRDEAAQRRVLAEAFAGTEGPVPAMMSELGELDSFYLDSLGQVRMKGGYTKGRIALVGDSAYGNTLGGFGTGLAVVGAYVLAGELALADGDHTSAFARYNEMMKRYAKIAGNSNAGRFLAPRTARGIRMRNWFLGSRLFDLMLRYSDNAANDIDLRDYPALVAVGNR
- a CDS encoding PhoH family protein — translated: MARTTKEPTVTDARSVIAPSNTRSEKSGGSGKGAGTSPLKSFVIDTSVLLSDPWAMTRFGEHHVVLPLVVISELESKRHHHELGWFAREALRNLDDLRLLYGRLDQRVPVGTDGGTLQVELNHTDPNVLPVGFRTDTNDSRILACALNLAAEGQRVVLVSKDIPLRVKAGAVGLPAEEYHAQDVVISGWTGMAELEVSADCVDRLYADSVVDLDEARDLPCHTGIRLLGTNGSALARVTADKRVQLVRGDREAFGLHGRSAEQRIALDLLLDESVGIVSLGGKAGTGKSALALTAGLEAVLERRSQRKVVVFRPLYAVGGQELGYLPGSESEKMGPWAQAVFDTLDGLASPEVMEEVLARGMLEVLPLTHIRGRSLHDSFVIVDEAQSLERNVLLTVLSRLGSGSRVVLTHDVAQRDNLRVGRHDGVAAVIEKLKGHPLFAHVTLTRSERSPIAALVTEMLEEYGPNS
- a CDS encoding acyl-ACP desaturase, whose amino-acid sequence is MQTLLTDRELLESLAEAVEDNLRRHNEQVRDWQPHEYVPFSDGRNFAFLGGADWDPQQVTLGEVAAVALTVSVLIADNLPSYHRELGRRLRTGPWWRWVGRWTAEENRHEILIRNYLMVTRAVDPVELERARMAHMTTGFTRPAIHLLDLLAQCAFEEAASGVRHRNIAALRENPMVTEIADRIAVDDELQAEFFANLVAAALDLVPDQTVRAIADRIADFRVPELTLPDGRNSTDVLAEAGIYEPDRAGELVFAPLLERWNIFSRTDFGADGEAARAEIEHLRR